The following are from one region of the Tenacibaculum dicentrarchi genome:
- a CDS encoding dicarboxylate/amino acid:cation symporter: MKKLALHWQILIGMLLGILFGIGMTFTEGGASFVGSWIKPIGTIFVKLLKLIAVPLIIASLVKGISDLKDISKFKNIGLRTMVIYIGTTVIAITIGLALVNIVKPGEGISEQTITRLTETYANSGGVQAKIAEASKQKSSGPLQFLVDMVPDNAIKAMGSNKSMLQVIFFTIFLGISMLLIGEERAKPLKNFFDSLNEAVLKMVDLIMLSAPYAVFALLATVVVSSKDPDLLFALLKYAFTVIGGLVLMVAFYMTLISVFTKKNPIWFLKQISPAQLLAFSTSSSAATLPVTMERVEEHVGVDKEVSSFVLPVGATINMDGTSLYQAVAAVFIAQALSFDLSFADQLTIILTALLASIGSAAVPGAGMVMLVIVLESVGFPADKLAIGLALIFAVDRPLDMCRTVINVTGDATVATLVAKSVGKLGDPKPKNWDDNYDAVK, encoded by the coding sequence ATGAAAAAATTAGCGTTACACTGGCAAATTTTAATAGGAATGCTTTTGGGTATTTTATTCGGAATAGGAATGACATTTACAGAAGGAGGAGCTTCTTTTGTAGGAAGTTGGATAAAACCAATAGGAACTATTTTTGTGAAATTATTAAAATTAATTGCCGTACCATTAATCATTGCCTCTTTGGTAAAAGGAATATCAGACTTAAAAGATATTTCTAAATTTAAAAATATCGGCTTGCGTACCATGGTTATATATATAGGTACAACAGTTATTGCCATTACCATCGGACTTGCCTTGGTAAATATTGTAAAACCAGGCGAAGGAATATCCGAACAAACCATTACACGATTAACAGAAACTTACGCAAATAGTGGCGGAGTACAAGCTAAAATAGCCGAAGCAAGCAAGCAAAAATCAAGCGGACCATTACAGTTTTTGGTCGATATGGTTCCTGACAATGCTATAAAAGCAATGGGAAGCAACAAATCGATGTTACAAGTAATTTTCTTTACTATTTTCTTAGGAATATCAATGTTGTTAATAGGCGAAGAACGTGCAAAACCATTAAAAAACTTTTTTGATTCTTTAAATGAAGCCGTTTTAAAAATGGTCGATTTAATTATGTTGTCGGCACCTTATGCTGTATTTGCATTATTAGCAACAGTAGTTGTGTCATCAAAAGATCCTGATTTATTATTCGCTTTATTAAAATATGCTTTTACAGTAATCGGCGGATTAGTGTTAATGGTGGCTTTTTACATGACTTTAATAAGTGTATTCACCAAGAAAAATCCAATTTGGTTTTTAAAACAAATTAGCCCTGCGCAGTTATTAGCATTTTCAACAAGTTCAAGTGCGGCAACATTACCCGTAACTATGGAGCGCGTTGAAGAACATGTTGGTGTCGACAAAGAAGTATCAAGTTTTGTATTGCCAGTAGGTGCAACCATTAACATGGACGGAACAAGTTTATATCAAGCAGTTGCAGCGGTATTTATAGCTCAAGCATTAAGTTTCGATTTATCATTTGCCGATCAATTAACCATTATTTTAACTGCTTTATTAGCATCAATCGGTTCTGCCGCAGTGCCAGGCGCAGGAATGGTAATGTTGGTAATTGTATTAGAATCGGTAGGTTTTCCAGCCGATAAATTAGCTATCGGATTGGCATTAATTTTTGCTGTTGATAGACCTTTAGATATGTGTAGAACCGTTATAAACGTAACAGGAGATGCTACGGTAGCAACTTTAGTAGCGAAATCGGTAGGAAAGTTAGGCGATCCAAAACCTAAAAATTGGGACGATAACTACGATGCTGTAAAATAG
- a CDS encoding DUF6787 family protein, protein MEKLRQRWGLKTNWDVIAVLIVFSINGSFASWVAKPITAFIGISSETTSPWIYWPIRILLIFPIYQSTLPLVGWLFGQFKFFWAFEKKFLGRLGLGFLFKDKN, encoded by the coding sequence ATGGAAAAATTAAGACAACGTTGGGGATTAAAAACAAATTGGGATGTAATTGCGGTATTAATCGTATTTTCTATTAACGGTTCATTTGCTTCTTGGGTTGCAAAACCGATTACTGCTTTTATAGGGATTTCTTCGGAAACAACATCTCCTTGGATTTATTGGCCGATACGTATTTTACTTATTTTCCCTATTTATCAATCAACATTGCCTTTAGTGGGGTGGTTGTTTGGACAGTTTAAATTCTTTTGGGCTTTTGAAAAAAAGTTTTTAGGGCGTTTAGGATTGGGGTTTCTTTTTAAAGATAAAAACTAA
- a CDS encoding mechanosensitive ion channel family protein, with product MNELLTYRFNLNSFLGVSGYIATIVFICWLLSRIIRYIIVQIIKRRKIAPYGATSILFFRNSVKFFIGVFGIAYIITTVPAFRSKATLIFSGAGILAAIIGFAAQAALSNLIAGAFIVLFRPFRVGDYIKLDQERVGIVEDITLRHTVINNFENKRLIIPNSVISTDSVLNHTIEDSHILSFNNFKVGIKANIDLARKIIQEEAVKLPTVIDFRTPEQVMANEPQVDVRVIDIHTDHIHLRAYVWLNEPFKEFKNKCALKEAVHKRFLSEGVALPIPIYKIVNV from the coding sequence ATGAATGAATTATTAACATATCGTTTTAACCTAAACTCCTTTTTAGGAGTTTCAGGTTATATAGCAACTATTGTATTTATTTGTTGGTTGCTATCAAGAATAATACGTTATATTATTGTTCAAATTATTAAAAGAAGAAAAATTGCTCCTTATGGAGCAACTAGTATTTTATTTTTCCGAAATTCTGTAAAGTTTTTTATCGGTGTTTTTGGTATTGCTTACATTATAACTACCGTTCCTGCTTTTCGTAGTAAGGCTACATTAATTTTTTCGGGTGCGGGTATTTTAGCCGCTATTATTGGTTTTGCGGCACAGGCGGCGTTATCTAATTTAATAGCAGGTGCATTTATTGTGCTTTTTCGCCCATTTCGAGTAGGCGATTATATTAAGTTAGACCAAGAAAGAGTTGGTATTGTTGAAGATATTACACTTCGACATACGGTAATTAATAACTTTGAAAACAAGCGATTAATCATCCCAAACTCAGTAATAAGCACCGATTCTGTGTTAAATCATACCATTGAAGATTCGCATATTCTTAGTTTTAATAATTTTAAAGTAGGAATAAAAGCAAATATTGATTTGGCTCGAAAAATCATTCAAGAAGAAGCCGTTAAATTACCAACCGTAATAGATTTTAGAACTCCTGAACAGGTTATGGCTAATGAACCACAGGTAGATGTTCGGGTAATTGACATACACACCGATCATATTCATTTGCGTGCTTATGTTTGGTTAAACGAGCCTTTTAAAGAGTTTAAAAATAAATGTGCTTTAAAAGAAGCCGTGCATAAACGATTTTTATCCGAAGGAGTAGCTTTACCAATTCCTATTTATAAAATAGTAAATGTTTAG
- a CDS encoding DUF937 domain-containing protein gives MAGILDLLNSDLGKSIISGVAGSTGQDTGKTGNVLTMALPVLMKAMQRNAATPEGAQGLMGALNKHDGGILDNLGGLFDGGVNADVLQDGGNILNHVLGSKQQGVEQVIGQKTGMDSGAIASILKTAAPLLMGVLGKQSRQNNIGSSNDLGNMLGGLLGGNSAAKEQNFLEQILDADGDGSVVDDIAGMILGGDNSQSANGGILGGLLGGIFGKK, from the coding sequence ATGGCAGGAATTTTAGACTTATTAAACAGTGATTTAGGAAAATCAATTATTTCAGGTGTAGCAGGATCTACCGGGCAAGACACAGGGAAAACAGGTAATGTTTTAACAATGGCTTTACCAGTTTTAATGAAAGCAATGCAACGTAATGCAGCAACACCAGAAGGAGCCCAAGGCTTAATGGGTGCTTTAAATAAACATGATGGTGGTATTTTAGATAATTTAGGTGGTTTGTTTGATGGTGGTGTTAATGCTGATGTTTTACAAGATGGTGGTAATATTTTAAATCATGTTTTAGGAAGTAAACAACAAGGTGTTGAACAAGTTATAGGTCAGAAAACAGGAATGGATTCAGGTGCTATTGCTAGTATTTTAAAAACTGCTGCTCCTTTATTAATGGGGGTTTTAGGAAAACAATCTCGCCAAAATAATATTGGTAGCTCAAATGATTTGGGTAATATGTTAGGTGGTTTACTTGGTGGTAATTCAGCTGCTAAAGAGCAAAACTTTTTAGAACAAATTTTAGATGCCGATGGTGATGGTAGCGTTGTTGATGATATTGCTGGTATGATTTTAGGAGGCGACAACTCTCAAAGTGCTAACGGAGGAATACTTGGCGGATTATTAGGCGGTATTTTTGGTAAAAAATAA